One region of Bacterioplanoides sp. SCSIO 12839 genomic DNA includes:
- a CDS encoding DUF2892 domain-containing protein, which translates to MNLDRSVFAGAGTLILLSVILSQVHSVYWLGFTGFIGFVMLQSAFTGFCPMALVLKKLGVKPGNAFN; encoded by the coding sequence ATGAATCTTGACCGAAGTGTTTTTGCCGGAGCAGGCACACTGATCCTGCTCAGCGTTATTTTATCTCAGGTACACAGCGTTTATTGGCTTGGGTTTACCGGGTTTATTGGCTTTGTCATGCTGCAATCTGCCTTCACCGGGTTTTGCCCCATGGCATTAGTGCTGAAAAAGCTGGGAGTCAAACCAGGTAACGCGTTTAATTAG
- a CDS encoding NAD(P)/FAD-dependent oxidoreductase has product MQRIVIVGGGAGGLELATQLGRSLGRTSKAEIELIDANPTHLWKPLLHEVATGALDSGIDELNYRAHGKKHGFNFQLGRMSGLDRDNKHIILSPMVDDQGDEVLAERKVSYDTLVLALGSVTNDFGTLGAKEHCVFLDSRKQADKFHQTLLNEFLRANAKSGDNDQIRDLDIAIVGAGATGVELSAELYNTAEELVSYGLKNLKPQNLKVTLIEAGERILPALPQRISAAATKELEKLGVTVRTNTLITAATAEGFETKDQGPIKAKLKVWAAGVKAPEFMKTLGLETNRVNQIVVNRHLQTEDDNIFALGDCASMLQEDGKPVPPRAQAAHQQASHLFKALKARHKNKPMPEFVYKDKGSLVSLSRYSTVGSLMGNLTQGSMMIEGRLARLVYVSLYRLHQIALHGYWHTILLSLVGHINKVIRPRLKLH; this is encoded by the coding sequence ATGCAACGTATCGTCATTGTTGGCGGTGGCGCAGGCGGATTGGAACTGGCAACTCAACTCGGACGGTCATTAGGCCGAACGAGCAAAGCAGAGATTGAACTGATTGATGCCAATCCGACTCACTTGTGGAAGCCATTACTACATGAAGTTGCCACCGGCGCTTTAGATTCAGGAATTGATGAACTGAATTATCGTGCCCATGGTAAAAAACATGGATTTAACTTCCAGTTAGGCCGGATGTCGGGCCTTGACCGCGACAATAAGCACATCATTCTGTCCCCTATGGTGGATGATCAGGGTGATGAAGTTCTGGCTGAACGCAAAGTGAGTTATGACACCCTGGTACTGGCACTGGGCAGTGTCACCAATGATTTTGGCACCCTTGGTGCCAAAGAGCATTGTGTCTTTCTGGATAGCCGCAAACAAGCGGATAAATTCCACCAGACGTTGTTGAATGAATTTCTCAGAGCTAATGCCAAAAGTGGCGACAATGATCAGATTCGCGATCTGGATATCGCGATTGTTGGCGCAGGTGCAACCGGCGTCGAATTATCCGCTGAGCTATACAACACGGCTGAAGAATTAGTCAGTTATGGCTTAAAAAACCTGAAGCCACAAAACCTGAAGGTTACCCTGATCGAAGCCGGCGAACGCATTCTTCCAGCATTGCCACAACGTATTTCAGCCGCAGCCACAAAAGAGCTGGAAAAGCTGGGAGTCACCGTCAGAACCAATACTCTGATTACAGCTGCAACAGCAGAAGGCTTTGAAACAAAAGACCAGGGGCCGATCAAAGCCAAGTTAAAGGTCTGGGCTGCAGGGGTGAAAGCGCCTGAGTTTATGAAAACACTGGGACTGGAAACAAACCGCGTCAATCAGATTGTTGTGAACCGACATTTGCAGACAGAGGATGACAACATTTTTGCACTGGGTGACTGTGCCAGTATGCTGCAAGAGGATGGCAAACCCGTACCACCTCGGGCGCAGGCTGCACATCAACAAGCCAGCCATCTGTTTAAAGCACTCAAAGCCCGGCATAAAAATAAGCCAATGCCTGAGTTTGTTTACAAGGACAAAGGTTCACTCGTTTCACTCAGTCGTTACAGTACCGTTGGCAGCTTGATGGGTAACCTGACTCAAGGCTCAATGATGATTGAAGGCCGACTGGCAAGACTGGTTTATGTATCGTTATACCGATTACATCAGATTGCATTACATGGTTATTGGCACACTATACTGCTGTCACTGGTCGGCCATATCAACAAGGTCATCAGACCCAGACTGAAGCTGCATTAA
- a CDS encoding AraC family transcriptional regulator — MSIIQHLLAFWESRGINTTPVWQLLKLNQTQTLPRWVAAARLSDVYLYMVQQGFDYRLLVSTGKYLAAQDLSLIRLLHYGDSFENVLPQYCRFSHSVVGRIAFDIESDAGEKRIVLKPLASDNTLNYAAVLVASTLYFVCQTMLEGTEFSNDLTLYLPSDCYQKIGFSGLSDSSGQPDSLALANISVMEADVFALGFSRVLWQRNNPFQQPELYRNELRNLEKGNHKFREYLDVYGELKGMLQACLLERQVSQEYMAERLGISVRNLQRRLKALGTNYQNLLDEARHTLSLELLKSEELPLYEVAYMVGYTEPSAFYKAFKRWTGMTPGDYRLADDQPLMQLQSGSDDLVDMADQ; from the coding sequence GTGTCCATCATTCAGCATTTGCTGGCGTTCTGGGAAAGCCGGGGCATAAACACTACTCCTGTTTGGCAACTACTTAAATTAAATCAAACTCAGACATTGCCACGCTGGGTGGCTGCTGCGCGCCTGTCTGACGTCTATTTGTATATGGTGCAGCAAGGTTTTGACTATCGTTTATTAGTCTCTACCGGGAAATACCTGGCAGCTCAGGATTTATCTCTGATTCGTTTATTGCATTATGGCGATAGCTTTGAAAATGTACTGCCACAATACTGTCGGTTTTCACATTCTGTTGTCGGCAGAATTGCGTTTGATATAGAAAGTGATGCCGGAGAAAAACGGATTGTGTTGAAGCCTTTGGCCTCAGACAATACGCTGAATTATGCCGCTGTTCTGGTCGCATCAACATTGTATTTTGTTTGTCAGACGATGCTCGAAGGTACTGAATTTTCAAATGACCTGACATTATATTTGCCTTCCGATTGTTACCAGAAAATTGGTTTTTCTGGCCTGTCAGATTCTTCGGGGCAGCCCGACTCTTTAGCGTTGGCGAATATTTCTGTGATGGAAGCCGATGTATTTGCGTTAGGCTTTTCCAGAGTTTTGTGGCAACGCAATAATCCTTTTCAGCAGCCTGAATTGTACCGCAATGAATTACGCAATCTTGAGAAAGGCAATCATAAATTCAGAGAATATCTGGATGTCTACGGTGAACTTAAGGGCATGCTTCAGGCGTGTTTACTTGAGCGTCAGGTTTCTCAGGAATACATGGCTGAGCGTTTAGGAATCAGTGTTCGTAACTTGCAACGACGTTTGAAAGCCTTAGGGACTAACTACCAGAATTTGTTGGATGAGGCTCGCCATACGTTATCGCTGGAGTTATTGAAAAGCGAAGAACTGCCTTTATACGAAGTGGCGTATATGGTGGGGTATACAGAGCCCAGCGCTTTTTATAAAGCGTTTAAACGCTGGACCGGGATGACGCCAGGCGATTATCGCCTGGCGGATGATCAGCCGTTAATGCAGCTTCAGTCTGGGTCTGATGACCTTGTTGATATGGCCGACCAGTGA
- a CDS encoding regulatory protein RecX, with translation MQQKKPDFLDENELRRAAVDLLSRRDYSRLELFRKLKSRCEKIEILEQLLDDLQQRQWQSDLRFAESFLNSRFARGLGPLRIRQELKEKGINAQTITLTFESFEGDWYDSALQTLKKKYHSLKENDPNRKQKLYRFMAYRGFSQDYITYALDELNNTQ, from the coding sequence ATGCAGCAGAAGAAGCCTGATTTCCTCGATGAAAATGAATTGCGTCGGGCAGCGGTCGATCTGCTGTCGCGGCGTGATTATTCCCGCCTTGAATTATTTCGAAAACTTAAGTCTCGTTGCGAAAAGATTGAAATACTTGAGCAGTTGTTAGACGACCTTCAGCAACGTCAGTGGCAATCAGATTTACGCTTTGCGGAGTCATTTCTGAACTCACGCTTTGCTCGTGGCCTTGGTCCTTTGCGCATTCGCCAGGAACTGAAAGAAAAAGGAATTAATGCCCAGACGATTACTTTGACGTTTGAGTCTTTTGAGGGCGATTGGTATGACAGTGCCTTGCAAACACTGAAAAAAAAATACCATTCACTGAAAGAAAATGACCCGAATCGTAAGCAGAAACTTTATCGTTTTATGGCGTATCGTGGTTTTTCTCAGGACTATATTACTTACGCACTGGATGAGCTGAATAATACTCAGTAA
- the recA gene encoding recombinase RecA — protein MDANKQKALDAALGQIERQFGKGAIMKMGEQPREAIPAVSTGSLGLDIALGIGGLPMGRIVEIYGPESSGKTTMCLSAMAQAQKAGKTVAIIDAEHALDPLYAEKLGIDLDSLLVSQPDTGEQALEICDSLVRSGAVDVIVVDSVAALTPKAEIEGDMGDSHVGLQARLMSQALRKITANVKNANCLVIFINQIRMKIGVMFGSPETTTGGNALKFYSSVRLDIRRTGSVKQGDEIVGNETRVKVVKNKVSPPFRQAEFQIMYGQGIYHMGEVIDLGVKCELVEKSGAWYSYKGNKIGQGKANASKFLEENPEMAAEIEAQIRAQLLNISNEESAAEDVDAAEEA, from the coding sequence ATGGACGCGAATAAGCAAAAAGCGCTTGATGCTGCACTGGGCCAGATTGAACGTCAGTTTGGTAAAGGCGCCATCATGAAGATGGGTGAACAACCACGTGAAGCGATTCCGGCGGTTTCCACTGGTTCTCTGGGGCTTGATATTGCTTTGGGCATTGGCGGTCTGCCAATGGGCCGTATTGTTGAGATTTATGGCCCGGAAAGCTCAGGTAAAACCACCATGTGTTTGTCAGCGATGGCACAGGCGCAAAAGGCTGGCAAAACCGTTGCCATCATTGATGCGGAGCACGCGTTAGATCCACTGTATGCCGAGAAGCTGGGTATTGATCTGGATAGCCTGCTGGTATCACAGCCGGATACGGGTGAACAGGCACTGGAAATCTGTGACAGCTTGGTTCGTTCTGGTGCGGTTGATGTGATTGTGGTGGACTCCGTTGCGGCGTTAACACCAAAAGCTGAAATTGAAGGCGATATGGGTGATTCCCACGTTGGCTTACAGGCTCGTCTGATGTCTCAGGCGCTGCGTAAAATTACCGCCAACGTTAAAAATGCGAACTGTCTGGTGATCTTTATTAACCAGATTCGTATGAAAATTGGTGTGATGTTTGGTAGCCCGGAAACCACCACCGGTGGTAATGCATTAAAATTCTACTCATCTGTTCGTTTGGATATTCGTCGTACCGGTTCAGTGAAGCAGGGTGATGAAATTGTTGGTAACGAAACCCGGGTGAAAGTGGTGAAAAACAAAGTATCACCACCGTTCCGCCAGGCAGAATTCCAGATTATGTATGGTCAGGGCATTTACCACATGGGTGAGGTTATTGACCTGGGTGTGAAATGTGAGCTGGTTGAGAAGTCTGGAGCCTGGTATAGCTACAAAGGCAATAAGATTGGTCAGGGTAAAGCTAACGCTTCCAAGTTCCTGGAAGAAAATCCTGAAATGGCCGCTGAAATTGAAGCTCAGATTCGTGCCCAGTTGCTAAATATCTCAAATGAAGAATCGGCTGCCGAAGATGTGGATGCAGCAGAAGAAGCCTGA
- the fdxA gene encoding ferredoxin FdxA, whose translation MAFVVTDNCVKCKYTDCVEVCPVDCFYEGPNFLVIHPDECIDCALCEPECPAQAIFSEDEVPAGQEQYIELNAELAEEWVDNNITEQKDPLPDAEEWDGVPDKLEHLER comes from the coding sequence ATGGCTTTTGTGGTGACTGATAACTGTGTGAAATGTAAGTACACCGACTGTGTTGAGGTGTGCCCGGTTGATTGCTTCTACGAAGGCCCGAATTTTCTGGTAATTCACCCGGATGAATGTATTGATTGCGCGCTGTGTGAACCAGAATGTCCGGCACAGGCGATTTTCTCAGAAGATGAAGTACCGGCTGGTCAGGAACAATACATTGAACTGAACGCGGAACTGGCGGAAGAATGGGTGGATAACAACATCACCGAACAAAAAGACCCGTTACCGGATGCTGAAGAATGGGATGGCGTACCCGACAAGCTGGAACATCTGGAACGCTAA
- the rpoS gene encoding RNA polymerase sigma factor RpoS, translating to MAAQQRELREEDVFEDVEALALVEESGDEAKSDERFAADTSYKALDATQLYLNEIGFSPLLSAEEEVHYARLARKGDEMGRRRMIESNLRLVVKISRRYVNRGLSLLDLIEEGNLGLIRAVEKFDPERGFRFSTYATWWIRQTIERAIMNQTRTIRLPIHVVKELNVYLRAARELTQKLDHEPTAEEIAELLEKPVADVKRMLKLNERVTSVDTPLGPSSDKSVLDTIADERVSDPSEELQNQDIHANLGQWIEELPEKQREVLSRRFGLRGYETSTLEDVGREIGLTRERVRQIQVEALKRLREIMEKQGLNAMTLFGEI from the coding sequence ATGGCAGCACAACAACGTGAATTACGCGAAGAAGACGTTTTTGAAGATGTAGAAGCACTGGCTCTGGTTGAAGAGTCAGGCGATGAGGCAAAATCAGACGAACGTTTTGCCGCAGATACCTCATATAAAGCACTGGACGCAACTCAGTTATATCTGAACGAAATTGGCTTCTCACCGTTATTGTCAGCCGAAGAAGAAGTGCATTACGCACGTCTGGCTCGCAAAGGTGACGAAATGGGCCGTCGTCGTATGATCGAAAGTAACCTGCGACTGGTGGTAAAAATCTCCCGTCGTTACGTGAATCGTGGTTTATCACTGCTGGATCTGATCGAAGAAGGCAACCTGGGCCTGATTCGTGCCGTTGAAAAGTTCGATCCGGAGCGTGGTTTCCGTTTCTCAACCTACGCAACCTGGTGGATTCGCCAGACCATCGAACGTGCCATCATGAATCAGACCCGCACCATCCGTCTGCCGATTCATGTAGTCAAAGAATTAAATGTTTACCTGCGTGCTGCCCGCGAGCTGACTCAGAAGCTGGATCATGAGCCAACCGCAGAAGAGATTGCTGAGCTGTTAGAAAAGCCGGTAGCGGACGTTAAGCGCATGCTGAAGCTGAATGAGCGTGTTACTTCGGTAGACACGCCATTAGGTCCAAGCTCTGACAAGTCTGTACTGGATACCATTGCAGATGAACGTGTGTCTGACCCAAGTGAAGAGCTGCAGAATCAGGACATTCACGCCAACCTGGGCCAGTGGATTGAAGAGCTGCCAGAAAAACAACGTGAGGTATTATCCCGTCGCTTCGGTCTGCGCGGTTACGAAACCAGCACCTTGGAAGATGTGGGCCGTGAAATTGGTCTGACCCGTGAGCGTGTTCGCCAGATTCAGGTTGAAGCTCTGAAGCGTCTGCGCGAGATCATGGAAAAACAAGGTCTGAACGCGATGACCCTTTTTGGTGAAATTTGA